The Sinomicrobium kalidii genome contains a region encoding:
- a CDS encoding RagB/SusD family nutrient uptake outer membrane protein, giving the protein MKNIGIKALMGTVLTLLFLTSCSDILDEEPRSIYEPGFFETETGIYGGITSMYAHLRYIYGQAYYYNTCLTGTDEVTYAQSADQNFKVMDISGQGEITSTSSRANVLWEVAFSNINTASGVIENATELGISDALIAEARFFRAFDYFMLVQTFGGVPLDLGAGELAFNDNPSRSSERNTVPEVYARAIFPDLLTAINDLPDAGRVTGGATKTLARLYLAKAYLTYGWWLQNPNNIPTYPETDRTDPDGHDPQWYFQQAYDIAMEAINNPGPFGLEETFYDVSWAPNDRNDEVLLYADHTETSEFYNGGSLTYGSGSAPDNFAGWMMTWNYTVINSSASATEWDAVSSVQREAEQHLGRPWTRMCPTIGAITNTFADKTSDSRYDGTFTTVYRGNWDKAGISGSLYNANFMEVNPGDAILTFLDEEPEETIDYPDDAGNSNMGAGVLPGRPDFVISPEGISRIAYPGLWKLGPYRTDNGDGLGQPNAGSTRPFNIAKFSELYFIAAEAAIKGASGTRSARDLINVIRARAGVWRWDNNGNEEKTEDHSADMVNATPATIDINYILAERSREYYGEGYRWYDLVRTQKWEELARTYRIGGSNYGDHTPQTVTRNIEPYHYLRPIPQGQLDAMEGDTGNYQNPGYD; this is encoded by the coding sequence ATGAAAAACATAGGTATAAAAGCACTTATGGGAACAGTTTTAACGCTGTTATTCCTTACGTCGTGCTCAGATATTCTGGATGAAGAACCGCGCAGTATTTATGAACCGGGCTTCTTCGAGACCGAAACGGGAATTTACGGGGGTATAACATCCATGTATGCACACCTGAGGTACATCTACGGCCAGGCCTACTATTACAATACCTGTCTTACGGGGACCGATGAAGTGACATACGCCCAGAGTGCGGACCAGAACTTTAAGGTGATGGATATCAGCGGTCAGGGAGAAATTACCTCCACAAGCAGCCGGGCCAATGTATTATGGGAAGTTGCATTTTCCAATATCAATACGGCAAGTGGAGTCATCGAAAACGCGACCGAACTGGGTATTTCGGATGCTCTTATTGCCGAAGCCAGGTTTTTCCGCGCGTTCGATTACTTTATGCTGGTACAGACATTTGGTGGCGTACCTTTGGATCTTGGTGCGGGAGAACTGGCATTTAATGACAATCCTTCAAGGAGTTCCGAACGCAATACCGTACCCGAAGTTTATGCCCGGGCGATATTTCCCGATCTGCTCACGGCAATCAATGATTTGCCGGATGCGGGCCGGGTTACCGGTGGTGCCACCAAAACACTTGCACGCCTTTACCTGGCAAAAGCTTACCTTACATACGGATGGTGGCTTCAAAACCCTAATAACATTCCTACCTACCCGGAAACCGACCGGACCGACCCCGATGGGCACGATCCCCAATGGTATTTTCAACAGGCCTATGATATAGCCATGGAAGCCATTAATAATCCCGGTCCTTTTGGCTTAGAGGAAACCTTTTATGACGTAAGCTGGGCACCAAACGACCGAAATGATGAGGTTTTATTGTATGCCGACCATACGGAAACAAGTGAATTTTATAACGGGGGAAGCCTTACCTATGGTAGTGGCAGTGCCCCGGATAATTTTGCAGGGTGGATGATGACGTGGAACTATACGGTGATCAACAGCAGCGCATCCGCTACGGAATGGGATGCCGTAAGTTCCGTTCAGCGGGAAGCGGAGCAGCATCTGGGACGCCCGTGGACACGTATGTGCCCTACGATCGGGGCTATTACAAACACTTTTGCCGACAAGACCAGTGATTCCCGCTACGATGGCACTTTTACCACCGTCTACCGCGGAAACTGGGATAAAGCCGGTATCAGCGGTTCCCTGTACAATGCTAATTTTATGGAAGTCAATCCCGGTGACGCCATACTCACTTTCCTGGATGAAGAGCCGGAAGAGACTATTGATTACCCGGATGACGCGGGGAATAGTAATATGGGAGCAGGTGTGTTGCCGGGAAGACCTGATTTTGTGATATCCCCTGAAGGTATCAGCCGGATTGCGTATCCCGGGTTGTGGAAGCTCGGGCCGTACCGTACCGACAATGGTGACGGACTGGGGCAGCCCAATGCCGGAAGCACCCGACCTTTTAATATCGCTAAATTCTCCGAACTTTATTTTATTGCCGCCGAAGCAGCCATAAAAGGAGCCTCGGGAACGCGAAGTGCGAGAGACCTTATCAATGTTATACGTGCCCGTGCCGGAGTATGGCGCTGGGACAATAACGGGAACGAGGAAAAAACGGAAGACCACAGCGCGGATATGGTAAATGCCACACCCGCCACTATAGATATTAACTATATTTTGGCCGAACGTTCACGTGAATATTACGGCGAGGGTTACCGCTGGTACGACCTGGTGCGTACACAGAAGTGGGAGGAACTTGCCCGTACCTACCGGATAGGAGGGAGCAATTATGGCGACCATACACCCCAGACAGTGACGCGAAATATTGAGCCATATCACTATTTACGCCCCATACCGCAGGGCCAGCTCGATGCCATGGAAGGTGACACCGGGAATTATCAAAACCCCGGATATGATTAA
- a CDS encoding SusC/RagA family TonB-linked outer membrane protein, which yields MTNQLNCIYGLRNRKVFLTLLLLVFVFGARAQTISVSGTVSDEQGPLPGVSVLVKGTANGVGTDFDGNYTLNNVPADATLRFTYIGYEPREIVVNGQTTINATLTEDTEQLEEVVVVGYGTQRKEAVTGSVVSVSGDEMREVASPNISQALQGRMPGVEISQTSSQPGATMQIRIRGTRSLTASNDPLVVLNGIPFTGSIGDINPEDIESIDILKDASATAIYGSRGANGVILVTTKKGYKGQEAKISYNGYFGTRSIFARYPMMNGPEFVALREAAGQFENGADESDDVNTDWQDLLYRTGIVTSHDVSVRGGSEKGSYNFGLGYYHDEGVIPTQQYNRISLRATIDQEIGEHFRIGLNSNTNYNVTEGSQVGLYGILSMSPIANPYNDDGSWKRTVQMPLDEAWVYSRDILGRLEDRWLSETRSFATYNAIYGELKIPWVEGLKYRVNLGLDYRQSNGGAYTGEGVNSSNPETPSTASVSNSHTHHWIVENLLTYDRTFAEKHNINVTALYSAEQNKFTRSRMAARDIPAEQFQFYNLGHADGEITIDPDDQIYELWGLMSWMGRVMYSYDDRYMLSATVRSDGSSRLAPGHKWHTYPAISAGWNIGKESFMDDVSFVNMLKLRAGYGQTSNQAISPYATLGRLDTRPYNFGDDDYATGYYVSELPNADLGWEYSETWNYGLDFSLLDNRLSGSLEYYVTNTKDILLGVGLPPTSGVESYTANIGETQNKGLELSLNGLILDNPDGWTWEAGINIYGNRNKLVALSSGQERDEGNWWFVDHPINVIYDYEYTGLWQEDDPYLDILEPGGNVGMIKVKYTGDYNEDGTPVRAIGPDDRQILDLQPDFQGGFNTRVAYKGFDLNLVGAFKSGGILISTLHSSSGYLNMLSGRRNNVKVDYWTPDNTGARYPKPGGIASGDNPKYGSTLGYFDASYLKVRTITLGYNFDGADWMEKAGMSRLRVYASVQNPLVLFSPFHRETGMDPETNSYADENAAVTNTYPSRLLTIGTNSPATRNYMLGLNVTF from the coding sequence ATGACCAATCAATTAAACTGTATTTACGGATTGAGAAACCGGAAGGTTTTTTTAACGTTATTGCTCCTGGTCTTTGTTTTCGGAGCCCGGGCCCAGACTATAAGCGTGTCGGGTACGGTCTCTGACGAACAGGGGCCGCTACCGGGAGTTAGTGTCCTGGTAAAGGGTACCGCCAATGGTGTTGGAACCGATTTCGACGGAAATTATACCCTGAATAACGTACCGGCCGATGCCACACTGCGGTTCACTTATATCGGGTACGAACCCCGTGAAATTGTGGTAAACGGTCAGACTACGATCAACGCCACATTGACGGAAGACACCGAGCAACTGGAAGAAGTCGTAGTGGTGGGCTACGGTACCCAGCGGAAAGAAGCCGTAACGGGTTCGGTGGTTTCGGTGAGCGGGGATGAGATGCGCGAAGTAGCATCACCCAATATCTCACAGGCTTTGCAGGGACGTATGCCGGGTGTGGAGATATCGCAAACATCGTCTCAGCCGGGGGCTACCATGCAAATACGCATTCGCGGTACACGCTCGCTCACGGCCAGTAATGATCCCCTGGTAGTGCTTAACGGGATCCCTTTTACGGGGTCTATCGGCGATATCAATCCGGAAGATATTGAGAGTATCGATATCCTGAAGGATGCTTCGGCAACCGCTATTTACGGTTCCCGGGGTGCCAACGGCGTTATTCTGGTGACTACCAAGAAGGGCTATAAAGGACAGGAAGCAAAAATAAGCTATAACGGCTATTTTGGTACGAGAAGTATTTTTGCAAGGTACCCGATGATGAACGGGCCCGAATTTGTTGCACTGCGTGAGGCCGCAGGCCAGTTTGAAAACGGGGCCGATGAATCTGACGATGTCAATACCGATTGGCAGGACCTGCTATACCGCACCGGGATAGTGACAAGTCACGACGTTAGTGTCAGGGGCGGAAGCGAAAAAGGGAGTTACAACTTCGGTCTGGGCTATTACCACGATGAAGGGGTGATTCCCACACAACAGTACAACCGTATTTCATTACGTGCTACTATCGACCAGGAAATAGGCGAACATTTCCGGATAGGCCTGAATTCAAATACCAATTATAATGTTACCGAAGGCTCCCAGGTGGGGTTGTACGGCATCCTGAGCATGTCGCCTATTGCCAACCCGTATAACGATGATGGCAGTTGGAAGCGGACCGTACAGATGCCACTGGACGAGGCATGGGTGTATTCCCGGGATATCCTGGGAAGACTGGAAGACAGATGGCTTAGCGAGACCAGGTCGTTTGCCACATACAATGCCATTTACGGCGAATTGAAGATCCCGTGGGTGGAAGGATTAAAGTACCGTGTCAACCTCGGTTTGGATTATCGCCAGAGTAATGGTGGGGCCTATACGGGCGAAGGGGTCAACAGTTCGAATCCCGAGACTCCGTCAACGGCTTCCGTAAGCAATTCCCATACGCATCACTGGATTGTTGAAAACCTGCTTACCTACGACCGTACATTTGCGGAAAAGCACAATATAAATGTAACGGCCCTGTATTCCGCCGAACAGAATAAGTTTACCAGGTCGCGCATGGCGGCAAGGGATATTCCGGCCGAACAATTCCAGTTCTACAACCTGGGACATGCCGACGGGGAGATCACCATAGACCCGGACGACCAGATCTATGAACTCTGGGGATTGATGTCCTGGATGGGGCGTGTTATGTACTCCTATGACGACCGGTATATGCTGTCGGCCACTGTGCGATCTGACGGTTCATCAAGGCTTGCTCCGGGACATAAGTGGCACACTTATCCTGCAATATCAGCCGGATGGAATATCGGCAAGGAATCGTTTATGGATGATGTATCCTTCGTAAACATGCTGAAACTACGTGCGGGCTATGGACAAACGTCCAACCAGGCCATTTCTCCCTATGCCACTCTCGGGCGGCTGGATACCAGACCATACAACTTCGGTGATGACGATTATGCTACCGGGTATTATGTGTCTGAACTTCCCAATGCCGATCTGGGATGGGAATACTCCGAGACCTGGAATTACGGACTGGACTTTTCCCTGTTGGACAACCGCCTGTCCGGTAGTCTGGAATACTATGTGACCAATACCAAAGACATTCTGCTTGGCGTGGGACTGCCTCCAACTTCGGGGGTGGAAAGTTACACGGCCAATATAGGAGAAACTCAGAACAAGGGACTGGAACTTTCGCTCAATGGGTTGATACTGGACAATCCCGATGGCTGGACCTGGGAAGCCGGGATCAACATATACGGTAACCGGAACAAACTGGTAGCGCTTTCTTCGGGACAGGAGAGGGACGAAGGAAACTGGTGGTTTGTAGACCATCCCATTAATGTGATCTACGATTACGAATATACCGGTCTCTGGCAGGAAGACGACCCTTACCTGGATATCCTGGAGCCCGGCGGGAACGTAGGGATGATCAAGGTAAAATATACCGGCGATTATAACGAGGACGGCACCCCCGTAAGAGCCATCGGGCCCGATGACCGGCAAATCCTGGACCTGCAACCCGATTTTCAGGGTGGGTTCAATACGCGGGTAGCTTATAAAGGATTTGACCTCAATCTTGTGGGAGCCTTTAAAAGCGGAGGTATTCTCATCAGTACCCTTCATTCTTCTTCCGGTTATCTCAATATGCTGAGCGGACGGAGAAATAACGTAAAAGTAGATTACTGGACGCCCGACAATACCGGTGCCAGATACCCGAAACCGGGCGGTATAGCCAGCGGGGACAATCCCAAATACGGCAGTACCCTGGGATATTTTGATGCTTCATACCTGAAGGTACGTACCATAACACTGGGATATAATTTTGACGGTGCGGACTGGATGGAAAAAGCCGGAATGAGCAGATTGCGGGTTTACGCTTCCGTGCAGAATCCCTTGGTATTGTTTTCACCTTTCCACAGGGAAACAGGAATGGACCCCGAAACGAATTCATATGCCGACGAAAACGCGGCGGTGACCAATACCTATCCGAGTCGCTTGCTGACCATAGGTACGAATTCGCCTGCAACGCGCAATTATATGTTGGGTCTTAATGTAACATTCTAA
- a CDS encoding endo-1,4-beta-xylanase: MKTTVKTICNFILIAVISCSNSERQGGITGSSANRDNQETEITYVPGMSLCKAASYPVGVAVSAEKLGDSRYAGVVRREFNSVTAENQMKMAYISVAPGKYDWERADAIVAYAEKNNTRVHGHALLWHESLPPWVENFEGTDEEFEAEIKTYIQAVVEHFKGKVASWDVVNEAIEEDGSWRNTVFLQHMGEDYVARCFRWAREADPGVLLFYNDFNLSSNPVKAQAAADMLKGFLPVDGVGMQMHIQVETPAISKIADAVNIFTEMGLIVHFSEIDTRLNADDKLTELTYEAALAQENRLGEIVDMYNTIPESQQYGITFWGLRDNESWLLSRYGTDWPLLFTETYEYKIAHRGVIRAFE; this comes from the coding sequence ATGAAAACAACGGTAAAAACGATATGTAATTTTATCCTGATCGCAGTAATAAGTTGCAGCAATTCGGAACGTCAGGGAGGTATTACAGGAAGTTCCGCAAACAGAGATAATCAGGAAACGGAAATCACCTATGTTCCTGGAATGTCATTGTGCAAAGCAGCATCTTATCCGGTAGGAGTAGCCGTATCTGCTGAAAAGTTGGGGGATTCCCGTTACGCCGGGGTAGTCCGCAGGGAATTTAACAGCGTTACGGCCGAAAACCAGATGAAAATGGCTTATATATCCGTGGCTCCCGGCAAATACGATTGGGAACGTGCCGATGCCATTGTAGCCTATGCCGAAAAAAACAATACCAGGGTACACGGACATGCTCTGCTCTGGCATGAATCCCTCCCGCCCTGGGTGGAAAATTTTGAAGGGACCGATGAAGAATTTGAAGCCGAAATCAAAACCTACATTCAGGCCGTAGTAGAACATTTTAAGGGAAAAGTAGCATCATGGGACGTGGTCAACGAAGCGATCGAAGAAGACGGGAGCTGGCGAAACACTGTTTTTCTGCAACACATGGGAGAAGATTATGTGGCCAGGTGTTTCCGGTGGGCCCGGGAAGCCGATCCCGGTGTGTTGTTGTTCTACAACGATTTTAATCTTTCGTCCAACCCGGTCAAGGCACAGGCTGCGGCCGATATGCTAAAGGGTTTTCTTCCCGTAGATGGTGTAGGGATGCAGATGCATATTCAGGTAGAGACCCCGGCCATTTCGAAAATAGCCGATGCCGTAAACATTTTTACAGAAATGGGGCTGATCGTCCATTTTTCCGAGATCGATACACGGCTGAACGCAGATGACAAACTGACTGAACTCACCTATGAAGCCGCTCTTGCCCAGGAAAACAGGCTCGGGGAAATCGTAGATATGTACAATACCATCCCGGAAAGCCAGCAATACGGTATTACCTTCTGGGGACTACGCGATAACGAAAGCTGGTTGCTCTCCCGTTACGGAACCGACTGGCCGTTACTGTTTACCGAAACATACGAATACAAGATTGCCCACCGTGGCGTAATAAGAGCGTTTGAATAA
- a CDS encoding DUF5597 domain-containing protein, giving the protein MPRAGIARIDEGHYENGEWKPGRRMNGDQSHQGRRLRIPMGRYGIQKVKLYRHK; this is encoded by the coding sequence TTGCCCCGGGCAGGTATTGCAAGGATTGACGAAGGACATTACGAAAACGGGGAATGGAAGCCCGGAAGAAGAATGAACGGCGACCAGAGCCACCAGGGAAGGCGCTTGCGCATCCCGATGGGACGGTATGGCATTCAGAAAGTAAAATTATATCGGCACAAATGA
- a CDS encoding VCBS repeat-containing protein — MNTKISAIIIIATVLFSCRGNRNDTGTAEENTGIFQMLETHRSGIRFQNTLTENDSINYFTYSYIYMGGGIAAGDINNDGLTDLYFTGNQVANKLYLNKGNLEFGDITEKAGVAGDNRWYTGVAMADVNGDGFLDIYCSVAGMSGNKKNQLFINNGDGTFTEKAETYGLADKGNSVQATFFDFDKDGDLDVYIANYPPTRFNAPNFYYVYKMNNVQDMESDHLYRNDGDTFTDVTDKAGLRSFGLTLGVTAGDLNNDSWPDLYVSNDFNSPDFLWLNNGDGTFREVVKQATGHTSYYGMGVDIADYNNDGNLDVYQVDMEMVGNRRKKTNMGEVTPEQFQSTVNSGLHYQYVQNSLQLHSGMVDNDGVPFFSEVSALAGVSATDWSWAPLFADFDNDGYKDIFVSNGTRREINNNDYFNTLEEAITTDNLLEMSRNMPSEKMDNFLFRNKGDLSFEKANEHWGISYKGFSNGAVYADLDNDGDLEIVTNNIDDYATVFENRSSALHNFITVKLRGTENNPFGLGARVYVTDEPQEKFTLSAWGNGGDVMYSNRVNAQMQELTLTRGFQSSVAPELHFGVGRKDTVHQVKVVWPDGKIQELADVKTNRILTLDYKDAGENAEEDHPENIPLFRALQDSIIVRYRHTENEYDDFKKEPLLPHKTSALGPGIAVGDLNGDNLDDFVVGGASGNPPGIFFQTENGFEKQDMEIFRTDRKHEDLGIAIFDANNDGYNDIYIVSGGNEFTPDSPMLQDRLYINNGKGGFVKDKNALPEMLTSGSRVYPFDFDNDGREDLLVLGRLVPGNYPLPAKSYLLKNTGEKGKTEFKDVTTQVIPGFEALGMATDACITDFDRDGWPDIVVVGEWMPIQVFRNDRAEFTDVSEDAGLENTRGWWGSIAEGDFDNDGDTDYIAGNLGQNYKYKAEENNPFDIYYDDFDGNGKKDIVLGYYENGIQYPLKGRERSIRQVPGIRKQFPDYRSFAEATLEDIYTAKKLKNALHYRVTSFSSVYLENRDGKFLIHQLPREAQISAVNRILPGDFDKDGNRDAIIAGNLFGSEAEVPRNDAGFGYYLKGDGKGNFTPVPPAASGLFVRGDVKDMAVLKYKGKQLLVFAGNNDYLHYVYLPD; from the coding sequence ATGAATACGAAAATCTCCGCAATAATAATCATTGCAACCGTACTGTTTTCGTGCAGGGGCAATCGTAATGACACGGGTACTGCAGAAGAAAATACGGGGATCTTTCAAATGCTGGAAACCCACCGTAGCGGGATTCGTTTTCAAAATACCCTTACGGAAAATGATTCGATCAATTACTTTACGTATTCCTATATCTATATGGGAGGAGGTATTGCAGCCGGAGATATCAATAATGACGGCTTAACAGATCTGTATTTTACAGGGAACCAGGTAGCCAACAAACTCTACCTGAACAAGGGCAACCTGGAATTTGGGGATATCACCGAAAAGGCCGGAGTCGCCGGAGACAACAGGTGGTACACCGGGGTAGCCATGGCCGATGTTAACGGAGACGGTTTCCTGGACATTTATTGCAGCGTGGCCGGAATGTCCGGAAACAAAAAGAACCAGTTATTTATCAATAACGGGGATGGTACATTCACGGAAAAAGCGGAAACATACGGCTTGGCCGACAAAGGCAACAGTGTGCAGGCCACCTTTTTCGATTTTGATAAGGACGGCGATCTTGATGTTTACATTGCCAATTATCCCCCTACCAGATTCAATGCCCCCAACTTTTATTATGTCTATAAGATGAACAATGTGCAGGATATGGAGTCGGATCACCTGTACAGGAATGACGGGGATACCTTTACCGATGTTACCGATAAAGCGGGACTGCGCAGTTTTGGCCTTACGCTGGGAGTTACGGCGGGAGATCTGAATAACGACTCCTGGCCCGATCTTTATGTCTCCAACGATTTCAATTCACCCGATTTCCTTTGGCTGAATAACGGGGACGGTACGTTCAGGGAAGTGGTCAAACAGGCTACCGGGCATACCTCCTATTACGGTATGGGGGTGGACATTGCAGATTATAACAACGACGGTAATCTCGATGTTTACCAGGTGGATATGGAAATGGTAGGCAACAGGCGTAAAAAGACCAATATGGGTGAAGTAACCCCCGAACAGTTCCAAAGTACGGTAAATTCGGGCCTGCATTACCAGTATGTGCAAAACAGCCTGCAACTCCATTCCGGAATGGTGGACAATGACGGGGTTCCGTTTTTTTCCGAAGTATCTGCCCTGGCCGGGGTTTCGGCAACCGACTGGAGCTGGGCACCGCTCTTTGCCGATTTTGACAACGACGGATACAAGGACATATTCGTCTCCAACGGGACCCGGAGGGAAATCAATAACAATGATTATTTCAATACCCTGGAAGAAGCCATTACAACTGATAACCTGTTGGAAATGAGCAGGAATATGCCCTCCGAAAAAATGGACAATTTTCTTTTCCGCAACAAAGGCGACCTTTCTTTCGAAAAAGCCAATGAACATTGGGGAATTTCATATAAAGGCTTTTCCAACGGGGCCGTTTATGCCGACCTTGACAATGACGGCGATCTGGAGATCGTAACCAATAACATAGATGACTACGCAACCGTATTTGAGAACCGGAGTTCAGCGCTTCACAATTTTATCACCGTAAAACTCAGGGGAACGGAAAACAATCCCTTTGGTCTCGGGGCAAGAGTATATGTTACTGATGAGCCACAGGAAAAATTTACACTGAGTGCCTGGGGTAACGGGGGGGACGTTATGTACAGCAACAGGGTCAATGCCCAGATGCAGGAACTTACCCTCACGCGGGGGTTCCAGTCTTCCGTGGCCCCGGAACTCCATTTTGGTGTGGGCCGGAAAGATACGGTCCATCAGGTAAAAGTAGTATGGCCCGACGGGAAGATACAGGAACTGGCTGATGTGAAAACCAATCGGATACTTACTTTGGATTACAAAGATGCCGGGGAAAATGCAGAAGAAGACCACCCGGAAAATATCCCGTTGTTCAGGGCATTGCAGGACAGTATTATAGTGCGGTACAGGCATACCGAAAACGAATATGATGATTTTAAAAAAGAGCCGTTGCTACCTCATAAAACCTCCGCATTAGGGCCCGGAATAGCCGTAGGTGACCTGAACGGGGATAATCTGGACGATTTTGTCGTCGGAGGGGCCTCCGGTAATCCGCCGGGAATCTTTTTTCAGACAGAAAACGGCTTTGAAAAACAGGATATGGAGATCTTCCGGACCGACAGGAAACATGAAGACCTGGGCATTGCCATTTTTGACGCGAATAATGACGGTTATAACGATATTTATATAGTGAGCGGAGGGAACGAATTTACACCGGATTCCCCCATGTTGCAGGACAGGTTGTATATCAACAACGGAAAAGGTGGTTTTGTAAAGGATAAAAACGCATTGCCCGAAATGCTGACCAGCGGCTCCCGGGTCTATCCTTTCGATTTTGACAATGACGGCCGGGAAGACCTTCTTGTGCTGGGCAGGCTGGTCCCCGGAAATTATCCTTTGCCTGCAAAGAGCTATCTTTTGAAAAATACGGGTGAAAAAGGGAAAACAGAATTTAAGGATGTTACAACCCAGGTGATCCCGGGCTTTGAAGCACTCGGTATGGCTACCGATGCCTGTATTACCGATTTTGACCGGGACGGATGGCCGGATATTGTGGTGGTGGGCGAGTGGATGCCCATACAAGTGTTCCGGAATGATCGGGCTGAATTTACTGATGTTTCCGAAGATGCGGGACTGGAAAATACCCGTGGGTGGTGGGGAAGTATTGCAGAAGGAGATTTTGACAACGACGGCGATACGGATTATATAGCGGGCAACCTCGGACAGAATTATAAATACAAGGCAGAAGAGAATAATCCTTTCGACATTTATTACGATGACTTTGACGGAAACGGCAAAAAGGACATTGTGCTGGGATACTATGAGAATGGGATACAATATCCGTTAAAGGGAAGGGAACGCTCCATACGGCAAGTTCCCGGGATCAGGAAACAATTTCCGGATTACAGGTCTTTTGCCGAAGCCACCCTGGAGGATATTTATACGGCAAAAAAACTTAAAAATGCTTTGCATTACCGGGTAACATCATTTTCCAGCGTATACCTCGAAAACCGTGACGGGAAATTCTTGATACATCAACTGCCCCGTGAAGCACAAATATCGGCTGTTAACCGTATCCTGCCCGGAGATTTTGATAAAGACGGTAACCGGGATGCCATTATCGCCGGAAACCTGTTCGGGTCGGAAGCGGAAGTCCCGCGCAATGATGCGGGTTTTGGTTACTATTTAAAAGGGGATGGTAAGGGAAACTTCACCCCGGTACCTCCCGCTGCAAGCGGTCTTTTTGTCCGTGGCGATGTCAAGGATATGGCCGTATTGAAATACAAAGGAAAACAGCTCCTTGTCTTTGCCGGAAATAACGATTATCTGCATTACGTTTACCTTCCGGATTAA